A window of the Candidatus Nitrosotalea okcheonensis genome harbors these coding sequences:
- a CDS encoding Snf7 family protein: protein MTGFDKTWTRPESVGITEKLRETVKPQGALKPRIEGAVNKLQGQISKMDSMLGKLRERDAQLFKRIVAAMQHHDAATSRVLSNELAEIRKVSKMLGNARMALEQVQLRLTTIHDLGDAMVAIAPAMSTMKGLKSSLGRFMPEADSELNAMTQTLNGLMMDSLAGGDFNVDTDASNEETERILQEASAVAEQQIGDRFPSVPSPSGVSSQSTYE, encoded by the coding sequence ATGACCGGCTTCGATAAGACCTGGACTCGACCAGAGTCTGTTGGTATAACCGAAAAATTACGTGAAACTGTAAAACCACAGGGTGCACTCAAACCTAGGATAGAGGGCGCTGTGAACAAGTTACAGGGTCAAATATCGAAGATGGATTCTATGTTGGGCAAGCTGAGAGAAAGAGATGCTCAGTTGTTCAAAAGAATCGTGGCCGCAATGCAACATCACGATGCAGCAACAAGTAGAGTTCTGTCAAACGAACTAGCTGAGATTAGAAAAGTGTCAAAGATGTTAGGAAATGCTAGAATGGCATTAGAGCAAGTACAATTGCGTCTAACTACAATACATGACCTCGGTGATGCAATGGTAGCAATCGCCCCTGCAATGTCCACAATGAAGGGACTAAAATCATCACTTGGAAGGTTCATGCCAGAAGCAGATTCTGAACTTAATGCGATGACACAAACTCTCAACGGTTTGATGATGGACTCGCTAGCAGGTGGAGACTTTAATGTCGATACTGATGCATCAAACGAAGAGACGGAAAGGATTTTGCAAGAAGCATCTGCAGTTGCAGAACAGCAGATTGGCGACAGATTCCCATCAGTTCCATCACCCTCCGGCGTATCGTCACAATCAACATACGAGTAG
- the cobM gene encoding precorrin-4 C(11)-methyltransferase, producing MRKVYFVGCGPGDPELITVKAKKLIQKADVVVYSGSLIPQEIIKMCKKSQLHDAAKLVREDIFKILKENALKGKLVVRLHDGDPSIYGAIREQTDNLKKEGIDYEVVPGITSFLASAAALGCELTLPGVTQTIIVTRAESRTKVPKREQISELAKHKATLIFYLSIHLLPKIVQEAIKGGYSKSTPVGVVYRASWSDEKIIMGTLQDIAKKIRDEKITRTAIIIIGDVVNPKSYEYSKLYDKTFTHGYRKAQIKS from the coding sequence GTGCGTAAGGTATACTTTGTAGGCTGCGGGCCTGGTGACCCTGAACTAATAACGGTCAAAGCAAAGAAACTGATCCAAAAAGCCGATGTCGTGGTCTATTCTGGTTCGCTCATTCCGCAAGAAATAATCAAGATGTGCAAAAAATCACAACTCCACGATGCTGCAAAACTAGTAAGAGAAGATATTTTTAAAATTCTAAAAGAAAATGCACTAAAAGGAAAACTTGTTGTTAGACTGCACGATGGGGATCCTAGCATATACGGAGCAATAAGGGAGCAGACAGACAATCTCAAAAAAGAAGGGATAGACTATGAGGTAGTACCGGGAATTACATCATTTCTAGCGTCTGCTGCTGCACTTGGATGCGAGCTCACACTACCAGGAGTTACACAAACCATCATTGTAACAAGAGCAGAATCAAGGACCAAAGTGCCAAAACGAGAACAAATATCCGAACTTGCAAAACACAAGGCAACTCTAATTTTCTATCTCAGCATTCACCTCCTGCCAAAAATTGTACAAGAGGCAATCAAGGGAGGATACTCAAAATCAACACCTGTTGGAGTGGTTTATAGGGCAAGCTGGAGCGATGAGAAAATAATCATGGGGACTTTACAAGACATTGCAAAAAAAATACGTGATGAAAAAATAACAAGGACTGCAATCATAATAATTGGAGATGTTGTAAATCCAAAGTCGTACGAGTATTCAAAACTATATGACAAGACATTTACGCATGGATATAGAAAAGCCCAGATAAAATCATAA
- a CDS encoding beta strand repeat-containing protein, with the protein MHNQKIVAVIVILLLILVPLSNRPIFAYDGVIATVGLSSGANPVGIAINPNGEAAIANNALGTVSTVDTATNTVTGGLPIVVGNTPYGIIFDSSSNHYFEANNGDSTISVIDAGTHHVVDTIALPANSNPTMLTLDPVHHYIFSANSGLGGTVSVINTSNDSIVTTISINSNPYAIVFDSTNGYVYTANYPDIVSVINSATNPPSLIQNITIPAATSLDGIEFNPTNGNIYVSDGGASSVYVINGLTLQATPIPVGSGPQSPGYNPSNDNIYVPTIGDNSVSVINGATNSVNQTISLIPSSLVTNPFQAAYNSINKHVYVTDTGSNQVSVLGPQSKTTITLSPSSVNVGIPTTVSVLVTGSSPTGTVTFTTTTGSGSFNVNSCTLVSGTCSVTFTPTAGPVKITATYSGDANNTASSGQSTLTVTKSTTTTLVTLLPSSVNVGIPTTVSVSVTGSSPTGTVTFTSNSTGSFSNAGSCTLNSAKCSVTFTPSSVGSAVITANYGGDATNAASSGQSTLTVTKSTTTTLVTLLPSSVNVGIPTTVSVSVTGSSPTGTVTFTSNSTGSFSNAGSCTLNSAKCSVTFTPSSVGSAVITANYGGDATNAASSGQSTLTVNKVSTTTTLTFTPSSSNLNSPTTVSVSVTGSSPTGTVTFTSNSTGSFSNAGSCTLNSAKCSVTFTPSSVGSAVITANYGGDATNAASSGQSTLTVTKSTTTTLVTLLPSSVNVGIPTTVSVSVTGLLPTGTVTFTAPGGSGSFSLGSCTLVSGTCSVTFTPSLQGSFLITANYGGDATNAASSGQSTLTVNKVSTTTTLTLLPSSVNVGIPTTVSVSVTGSSPTGTVTFTSNSTGSFSNAGSCTLNSAKCSVTFTPSSVGSAVITANYGGDATNAASSGQSTLTVNKVSTTTTLTFTPSSSNLNSPTTVSVSVTGSSPTGTVTFTAPGGSGSFSLGSCTLVSGTCSVTFTPSSVGSVVITGKYNGDMFDATSSATNTLTVTPVSATTIVTLLPSSVNVGIPTTVSVSITGSSPTGTVTFTSNSTGSFSNAGSCTLNSAKCSVTFTPSS; encoded by the coding sequence GTGCATAATCAAAAAATTGTCGCAGTCATTGTAATCTTACTTCTCATTCTAGTTCCTTTGTCAAACAGACCAATTTTTGCTTATGATGGAGTTATTGCAACAGTTGGTCTATCCTCCGGAGCAAATCCTGTTGGTATAGCAATTAATCCTAATGGTGAAGCAGCAATAGCCAATAATGCTCTTGGTACAGTCTCAACTGTTGATACTGCAACAAACACAGTAACCGGAGGTCTTCCTATTGTTGTTGGTAATACTCCGTATGGAATCATTTTTGATTCTTCAAGCAATCATTACTTTGAAGCAAATAATGGTGATAGTACAATTTCAGTTATTGATGCTGGGACACACCATGTTGTTGACACTATTGCCTTGCCAGCAAACTCAAATCCTACAATGCTTACTTTAGATCCTGTACATCATTACATATTTTCTGCAAATTCTGGGCTTGGTGGTACAGTTTCAGTAATTAATACATCTAATGATAGTATTGTTACCACCATATCAATAAACTCAAACCCATATGCAATAGTTTTTGATTCTACTAATGGTTACGTTTACACTGCAAATTATCCCGACATTGTAAGCGTAATAAATTCAGCAACAAATCCTCCATCTCTGATTCAAAATATTACAATTCCAGCTGCAACCAGTTTAGATGGTATTGAATTTAATCCAACAAACGGTAACATTTACGTATCTGATGGAGGTGCATCATCTGTATACGTAATTAATGGTCTGACATTACAAGCAACTCCTATTCCTGTAGGTTCTGGTCCACAATCACCTGGATATAATCCTAGTAATGACAATATCTATGTCCCTACCATTGGAGATAATTCTGTTTCGGTGATTAATGGAGCAACCAACTCTGTAAATCAAACCATATCATTGATTCCATCATCGTTAGTTACCAATCCGTTTCAAGCTGCGTACAATTCAATTAACAAACACGTTTACGTAACAGATACTGGTAGTAATCAAGTTTCAGTACTAGGTCCTCAATCGAAAACTACAATCACACTCTCACCGTCATCAGTCAATGTAGGTATTCCAACCACAGTCTCAGTCTTAGTAACAGGCTCATCTCCAACAGGTACTGTAACATTTACTACAACAACAGGTTCTGGTTCCTTTAATGTAAATTCCTGTACACTTGTATCTGGTACATGCTCTGTCACATTCACACCAACTGCAGGTCCTGTTAAGATCACAGCGACATATAGTGGTGATGCAAACAATACTGCAAGCTCTGGCCAGTCCACACTCACTGTAACTAAATCTACCACAACCACTCTGGTCACACTCTTGCCGTCATCAGTCAATGTAGGTATTCCAACCACAGTCTCAGTCTCAGTAACAGGTTCATCTCCAACAGGTACTGTAACATTTACATCAAACTCAACTGGTTCCTTCAGTAACGCGGGTTCCTGTACACTCAACTCCGCAAAGTGCTCTGTCACATTCACACCGTCATCAGTAGGATCTGCTGTAATTACAGCAAACTATGGCGGTGATGCAACTAACGCAGCAAGCTCTGGCCAGTCCACACTCACTGTAACTAAATCTACCACAACCACTCTGGTCACACTCTTGCCGTCATCAGTCAATGTAGGTATTCCAACCACAGTCTCAGTCTCAGTAACAGGTTCATCTCCAACAGGTACTGTAACATTTACATCAAACTCAACTGGTTCCTTCAGTAACGCGGGTTCCTGTACACTCAACTCCGCAAAGTGCTCTGTCACATTCACACCGTCATCAGTAGGATCTGCTGTAATTACAGCAAACTATGGCGGTGATGCAACTAACGCAGCAAGCTCTGGCCAGTCCACACTCACTGTAAACAAAGTATCAACTACCACTACTCTTACATTCACACCGTCATCATCTAATCTTAACAGCCCAACCACAGTCTCAGTCTCAGTAACAGGTTCATCTCCAACAGGTACTGTAACATTTACATCAAACTCAACTGGTTCCTTCAGTAACGCGGGTTCCTGTACACTCAACTCCGCAAAGTGCTCTGTCACATTCACACCGTCATCAGTAGGATCTGCTGTAATTACAGCAAACTATGGCGGTGATGCAACTAACGCAGCAAGCTCTGGCCAGTCCACACTCACTGTAACTAAATCTACCACAACCACTCTGGTCACACTCTTGCCGTCATCAGTCAATGTAGGTATTCCAACCACAGTCTCAGTCTCAGTAACAGGTTTGTTGCCAACAGGTACTGTAACATTTACTGCCCCCGGTGGTTCCGGCTCATTTAGTCTAGGTTCCTGTACACTTGTATCTGGTACATGCTCTGTCACATTCACACCGTCATTACAAGGATCTTTTCTTATCACAGCAAACTATGGCGGTGATGCAACTAACGCAGCAAGCTCTGGCCAGTCCACACTCACTGTAAACAAAGTATCAACTACCACCACCCTCACACTCTTACCGTCATCAGTCAATGTAGGTATTCCAACCACAGTCTCAGTCTCAGTAACAGGTTCATCTCCAACAGGTACTGTAACATTTACATCAAACTCAACTGGTTCCTTCAGTAACGCGGGTTCCTGTACACTCAACTCCGCAAAGTGCTCTGTCACATTCACACCGTCATCAGTAGGCTCTGCTGTAATTACAGCAAACTATGGCGGTGATGCAACTAACGCAGCAAGCTCTGGCCAGTCCACACTCACTGTAAACAAAGTATCAACTACCACTACTCTTACATTCACACCGTCATCATCTAATCTTAACAGCCCAACCACAGTCTCAGTCTCAGTAACAGGTTCATCTCCAACAGGTACTGTAACATTTACTGCCCCCGGTGGTTCCGGCTCATTTAGTCTAGGTTCCTGTACACTTGTATCTGGTACATGCTCTGTCACATTCACACCGTCATCAGTAGGCTCTGTTGTTATCACAGGAAAATATAATGGTGATATGTTTGATGCAACAAGCTCTGCTACAAACACTCTTACTGTAACTCCAGTATCTGCAACTACCATTGTTACACTCTTGCCGTCATCAGTCAATGTAGGTATTCCAACCACAGTCTCAGTCTCAATAACAGGTTCATCTCCAACAGGTACTGTAACATTTACATCAAACTCAACTGGTTCCTTCAGTAACGCGGGTTCCTGTACACTCAACTCCGCAAAGTGCTCTGTCACATTCACACCGTCATCAG
- a CDS encoding Ig-like domain-containing protein, producing YGGDATNAASSGQSTLTVNKVSTTTTLTLLPSSVNVGIPTTVSVSVTGSSPTGTVTFASNSTGSFSNAGSCTLNSAKCSVTFTPSSVGSAVITASYGGDATNAASSGQSTLTVNKVSTTTTLTLLPSSVNVGIPTTVSVSVTGSSPTGTVTFASNSTGSFSNAGSCTLNSAKCSVTFTPSSVGSAVITANYGGDATNAASSGTSNLTVTQSTSSTFDAYNQFDPVTKNVLVYGIDNNGDSFGPITPTITKTSWNSGDDYNLDNHDHDASKLGGNDNHKNNGGNDNHKNTKVSFVPNLTNSIVMTSWSSINYDANNLGDIILVADNHKNNGGNANNHHDESDNHKNNGGNDKSGAIYNHDDDNKNAELRTFHINNGNNSLILIEKVLMGNNKITVHVISIQRNGGPVVQMPQNLKMFEWTNDKDNDGSSPGNMEKFQQTMIIKNDKLTQQITTSYNDDKKQTVIYTQNINEDFKHKNHLSDEIVKNGLVYLRMLTHQNILTIGTS from the coding sequence CTATGGCGGTGATGCAACTAACGCAGCAAGCTCTGGCCAGTCCACACTCACTGTAAACAAAGTATCAACTACCACCACCCTCACACTCTTACCGTCATCAGTCAATGTAGGTATTCCAACCACAGTCTCAGTCTCAGTAACAGGTTCATCTCCAACAGGTACTGTAACATTTGCATCAAACTCAACTGGTTCCTTCAGTAACGCGGGTTCCTGTACACTCAACTCCGCAAAGTGCTCTGTCACATTCACACCGTCATCAGTAGGCTCTGCTGTAATTACAGCAAGCTATGGCGGTGATGCAACTAACGCAGCAAGCTCTGGCCAGTCCACACTCACTGTAAACAAAGTATCAACTACCACCACCCTCACACTCTTACCGTCATCAGTCAATGTAGGTATTCCAACCACAGTCTCAGTCTCAGTAACAGGTTCATCTCCAACAGGTACTGTAACATTTGCATCAAACTCAACTGGTTCCTTCAGTAACGCGGGTTCCTGTACACTCAACTCCGCAAAGTGCTCTGTCACATTCACACCGTCATCAGTAGGCTCTGCTGTAATTACAGCAAACTATGGCGGTGATGCAACTAACGCAGCAAGCTCTGGCACCTCAAATCTTACTGTGACCCAAAGTACAAGCAGTACATTTGATGCATATAATCAATTTGATCCAGTAACTAAAAATGTACTTGTTTATGGAATAGATAATAATGGAGATTCTTTTGGACCTATTACTCCTACAATAACTAAGACATCTTGGAATAGTGGTGATGATTATAATCTTGATAATCATGATCACGATGCTTCTAAACTTGGCGGCAATGACAATCATAAAAACAATGGCGGCAATGACAATCATAAAAATACCAAAGTATCATTTGTACCAAATCTTACTAACTCTATAGTTATGACATCATGGAGTAGTATCAATTATGATGCTAATAATCTTGGTGACATTATTCTTGTAGCTGACAATCATAAAAACAATGGCGGCAATGCGAATAACCATCATGATGAGAGTGATAATCATAAAAACAATGGCGGTAATGACAAAAGCGGTGCAATTTATAATCACGATGATGATAACAAAAATGCAGAACTAAGGACATTTCATATCAACAATGGCAATAATTCGTTAATTCTGATAGAAAAAGTGCTGATGGGAAATAATAAAATCACAGTTCATGTTATTAGTATTCAACGCAATGGTGGACCAGTAGTACAAATGCCACAAAACCTAAAAATGTTCGAATGGACAAATGATAAAGACAATGATGGTTCAAGTCCTGGAAACATGGAGAAATTCCAACAAACAATGATAATTAAGAATGATAAACTAACACAACAAATTACAACATCTTATAATGACGACAAAAAACAAACAGTGATTTACACACAGAATATAAATGAAGACTTTAAACATAAAAATCACCTAAGTGATGAAATTGTTAAGAATGGACTTGTCTACCTGCGTATGCTGACGCATCAAAATATTCTGACTATAGGAACTTCCTAA
- a CDS encoding uracil-DNA glycosylase, with the protein MSNQFERLDGNIVKCKKCPRLHKYIQDVAKHKVKRFQNEKYWGKPLTGFGDTNAELLLIGLAPAAHGGNRTGRMFTGDSSGDWLAKVLYRYGFSTKPTSTGKDDGFALINTYITAAVRCAPPDNKPLKEEINNCSGFLEKELALLKNVRVVICLGRIAFDSCCKLLDIRGKKFSHGGIFTHEGFVIITSYHPSRQNTQTGRLSWKQWSHVFVVARKYVNKTG; encoded by the coding sequence ATATCAAATCAGTTTGAACGGCTTGATGGCAACATAGTCAAATGTAAAAAATGTCCCAGGTTACATAAATACATACAAGATGTGGCGAAACATAAAGTCAAACGATTTCAAAATGAAAAATATTGGGGAAAACCATTAACCGGCTTTGGTGATACAAACGCAGAACTTTTGTTAATAGGTCTTGCACCAGCAGCTCATGGAGGCAATAGAACTGGCAGAATGTTTACAGGCGATAGCTCCGGAGATTGGCTTGCAAAAGTCTTGTACAGATATGGTTTCTCGACAAAACCTACTAGTACAGGTAAAGATGATGGTTTTGCATTGATCAACACATACATTACTGCTGCAGTAAGATGTGCACCACCTGATAACAAACCGCTCAAGGAGGAAATCAACAACTGTTCAGGTTTTCTTGAAAAAGAACTAGCATTATTAAAAAATGTCAGGGTCGTCATTTGTTTGGGAAGAATAGCTTTTGACTCATGTTGTAAATTACTTGATATCAGGGGTAAGAAATTTTCCCACGGTGGAATATTCACACATGAAGGTTTTGTGATAATTACATCATATCACCCAAGTAGACAGAATACTCAGACTGGACGACTGTCTTGGAAACAATGGTCACATGTGTTTGTAGTTGCAAGAAAATATGTAAATAAAACTGGATGA
- a CDS encoding glutamate racemase produces the protein MVKIAVFDSGLGSLSVIKPIQKKISAEIIYFADQRNYPYGTKTVAQLDKIIKTTILKLQEKFDPDVIVVGSNTPSLLLDIEKKDKIIGVFPPLKEAASKTKSGKIGILVTKTVVKNKILDKYIRKNVPSRIQVTKINATLLVELVESGKFISQKQASRNIIKKIISPYVENNVDVFTLSSTHLPFLLPILKELFPDVVFLDPADTVAQHISKILKHRSEKPRLKIYSSGDIETFHKKLIKIGIKNKVNQL, from the coding sequence ATGGTAAAGATAGCAGTTTTTGATTCAGGTCTTGGCTCCCTGTCAGTGATTAAACCAATACAAAAAAAAATCAGCGCGGAAATAATCTATTTTGCAGATCAAAGAAATTATCCATACGGTACCAAGACTGTAGCTCAACTAGATAAAATAATAAAAACTACCATTCTAAAACTGCAGGAAAAATTTGATCCAGATGTTATCGTAGTTGGCTCAAATACTCCATCATTATTACTAGACATTGAAAAAAAAGACAAGATAATCGGAGTATTTCCTCCCTTAAAGGAGGCTGCGTCAAAAACAAAATCTGGAAAAATTGGAATACTTGTAACAAAAACAGTTGTCAAAAACAAAATTCTTGATAAATATATAAGAAAAAATGTTCCATCTAGAATTCAGGTTACAAAGATTAACGCTACGTTACTTGTAGAACTAGTCGAGTCTGGCAAATTCATTTCTCAAAAACAAGCATCAAGAAATATCATCAAGAAAATTATCAGTCCATATGTAGAAAACAACGTAGATGTGTTCACTCTATCAAGCACTCACCTACCGTTTCTTCTGCCAATTTTAAAAGAATTGTTTCCGGATGTGGTATTTTTAGATCCGGCAGATACCGTGGCACAACACATTTCAAAAATATTAAAACACAGATCAGAAAAACCTAGATTAAAAATTTATTCTTCGGGCGATATTGAAACTTTTCACAAAAAACTAATAAAGATTGGAATTAAAAATAAAGTAAACCAATTATGA
- the cbiT gene encoding precorrin-6Y C5,15-methyltransferase (decarboxylating) subunit CbiT: protein MWQHKTPGIPDELFERVDDVPITKEEVRVIQISKARLSSGQTVYDVGCGSGSISIEAAHQVGSTGKVFSIDIDPNAVELTKKNLEKFQISNVSVILGNAMQKISELPIADAIFIGGTGGETAEIIKLCESKLKQGGRIVIGTILVETLYSVLNIIEKLSFSSVDIIQITISKSRKTSTGTMFLARNPVTIISATKI from the coding sequence ATGTGGCAACATAAAACCCCTGGAATTCCAGATGAATTATTTGAAAGGGTAGATGATGTACCAATCACAAAAGAGGAAGTTCGTGTTATCCAAATAAGCAAGGCAAGACTCTCATCTGGACAGACAGTATATGATGTTGGATGTGGTAGTGGATCAATATCCATAGAAGCTGCACATCAAGTAGGATCTACTGGAAAAGTTTTTTCAATAGACATTGATCCAAATGCAGTAGAGCTCACAAAGAAAAACTTGGAAAAATTCCAAATTTCTAACGTGTCTGTCATTTTGGGAAATGCAATGCAAAAAATTAGTGAGCTACCAATAGCTGATGCAATATTCATTGGTGGTACGGGTGGGGAGACTGCTGAGATAATAAAACTATGTGAATCAAAGCTAAAACAAGGAGGTAGAATAGTGATAGGAACAATTCTTGTTGAAACATTATACTCTGTGCTAAATATCATTGAAAAACTATCATTCTCATCGGTTGATATAATTCAGATAACCATATCCAAGAGCAGAAAAACTTCAACAGGTACCATGTTTCTAGCAAGAAATCCTGTAACTATAATATCTGCAACCAAAATCTAG
- the cobI gene encoding precorrin-2 C(20)-methyltransferase, which yields MFDLVCVGCGPGDPDLLTVKAVKAIQNAEVIVCPTSKEGKPSIVYSIIESLVDKSKKPEVVNLVFPMVKEKDTLENSWLQNAQVIAEKVLSGKKVIYLTVGDPYLYSTWIYIDRELHGKYPEIKISVIPGIVSMFTFASKVGISLAEGAETMAVIPSCYDLSRVKETAKNCDTMIFLKDGRYFDQVITLLKEAGFPDSSIFAIGQDIGTDQEIVKKLTLGQVTKDTMTTKYFSIMVVKRAGSVDSSLTK from the coding sequence ATGTTTGATCTTGTCTGTGTAGGCTGTGGTCCCGGCGATCCGGATCTTTTAACAGTAAAGGCAGTCAAAGCAATACAAAATGCTGAGGTTATAGTATGTCCTACATCTAAAGAGGGTAAACCAAGTATAGTTTATTCCATAATTGAATCGTTAGTAGACAAGTCCAAGAAACCGGAAGTTGTTAACTTGGTTTTTCCAATGGTTAAAGAAAAAGATACCCTGGAAAACAGTTGGTTGCAAAATGCTCAAGTCATTGCAGAAAAGGTTCTCTCTGGAAAAAAAGTGATCTATCTTACAGTAGGTGATCCTTATCTTTACAGCACATGGATCTACATTGACAGGGAATTACACGGAAAATATCCCGAGATAAAGATAAGCGTCATACCTGGAATTGTATCCATGTTTACTTTTGCATCCAAGGTGGGAATCAGTCTTGCCGAAGGTGCTGAAACCATGGCAGTTATTCCGTCATGTTATGATCTATCCAGAGTAAAAGAGACTGCGAAAAATTGTGATACCATGATATTTCTAAAAGATGGGAGATACTTTGATCAAGTGATAACACTACTCAAAGAAGCTGGTTTTCCAGACAGCTCAATTTTTGCAATTGGACAGGACATTGGGACCGACCAGGAGATTGTCAAAAAGTTAACTCTGGGTCAGGTCACCAAAGACACCATGACTACAAAATATTTTTCAATAATGGTGGTAAAACGTGCCGGTTCTGTCGATTCTTCATTAACAAAGTAA